One Candidatus Poribacteria bacterium DNA window includes the following coding sequences:
- a CDS encoding N-acetylmuramoyl-L-alanine amidase: MGISSDIRKSMSGTNTHLIEPQGTIKIFHKISVILLVFLVFVGCSQRRELAEQQAPFHFPPYTRHLKDFKICLDPGHGGQGHVPNYKRGPTGVREAEVNLRVALYLRELLQEIGANVIMTRVDDSYVSLAMRSQIANESGADFFISLHHNGIDNPKTNYTSTWYHGDADDSRQSLDLARYIQLGVSDALELPTSPAAGLYSDKLITASGFGVLRMTECPAVLCEASFLSNPEEEARLQEDDYLRKEAYGYFLGIARYVEGGFPRGVLVEPQHASVIQTKTPLLQIQVKDGLHERGAWMLKRQQIFTDSIRVKIDGVSVPYHYDRDTDLITVAIENPLSNGKHFVETELVNYYGNHSLPSPQWFKVAPPAVMLDLDAWVDTLPADGKSYVGISVTARDAEGMPIADGEPIHAETSNGTLAATRQLSKGGTSYFYLYAPEIPGTATVKASYGETSGSLTIHFSDIDHAIVQGQVSDANSGRPLENVQLHVPPHLTTSTDAEGHFFIMTGSDLENLGEKVLHISKSGYYPDKREIYIKTNRSMVVRSELHPIADGAFASTVIVLDSQSDTPTTEKLIETLEELLKLAGAKVYNIHSPGRRISVEERIKTVNAIADSGYYLQINHGQWTKGQPALVAAHYRGNQGTETFLKEILKQFNNTLFETPIVTVQDRTTPEIQQTNKMAMTLEIRSLNHPNASAVQEAYAIFFGAWTLLKGDGEIDAEKQKRFMAYRKEKQAYSPY, translated from the coding sequence TTGGGTATTTCTTCAGATATACGCAAAAGCATGTCAGGGACCAACACCCACCTCATCGAACCGCAAGGAACAATTAAAATATTTCACAAAATTTCTGTTATCCTGCTGGTTTTTCTGGTGTTTGTCGGTTGTTCCCAACGTCGGGAATTGGCGGAGCAGCAGGCACCTTTTCACTTTCCCCCTTACACTCGTCATCTTAAGGATTTCAAAATTTGTCTGGATCCGGGACATGGCGGACAGGGACATGTTCCGAATTATAAACGCGGACCAACAGGCGTTCGCGAGGCGGAAGTGAATCTACGAGTCGCCCTTTATCTACGCGAACTGTTACAAGAGATCGGGGCAAATGTCATTATGACGCGTGTTGATGATTCTTATGTGAGTCTGGCAATGCGAAGCCAGATTGCCAACGAGAGCGGTGCCGATTTTTTTATCTCGCTTCACCATAACGGAATTGATAATCCGAAAACGAACTATACTTCTACGTGGTATCACGGCGACGCGGACGATTCGCGCCAGAGTCTTGATCTTGCACGGTATATTCAGCTGGGTGTCTCGGACGCGCTGGAGCTGCCCACCTCTCCAGCAGCGGGACTTTATTCAGATAAGTTAATAACTGCCTCTGGTTTCGGGGTTTTGCGAATGACCGAATGTCCAGCAGTTTTGTGTGAGGCATCTTTTCTCTCGAACCCAGAGGAGGAAGCGAGACTGCAGGAGGACGACTACCTCAGAAAGGAGGCGTACGGTTATTTTCTCGGTATTGCCCGTTATGTGGAAGGCGGGTTTCCGAGAGGTGTACTGGTAGAACCGCAACACGCCTCCGTCATTCAGACGAAAACACCGCTTCTCCAGATTCAAGTTAAGGATGGACTCCATGAACGGGGCGCGTGGATGCTCAAACGCCAACAGATATTCACCGACTCCATCCGCGTCAAAATTGATGGTGTGAGTGTCCCATATCACTATGATCGCGATACAGATCTGATTACTGTCGCCATTGAAAATCCGTTATCAAACGGGAAACATTTTGTCGAAACTGAGTTGGTGAACTATTACGGTAATCACAGTCTCCCTTCGCCACAATGGTTTAAGGTGGCACCGCCTGCAGTAATGTTGGATCTCGACGCGTGGGTAGATACGCTCCCTGCGGACGGGAAAAGTTACGTTGGTATCTCTGTAACCGCACGCGACGCTGAGGGAATGCCTATCGCTGATGGTGAACCGATTCACGCTGAAACCTCAAACGGCACACTCGCTGCGACCCGTCAACTCTCAAAAGGTGGCACATCGTACTTCTATCTATATGCTCCTGAGATACCCGGCACGGCAACAGTGAAAGCCTCTTATGGGGAGACAAGCGGATCGCTTACAATTCACTTTTCAGACATTGACCATGCGATTGTTCAAGGACAAGTTTCTGACGCAAACTCTGGGAGACCCCTTGAGAATGTACAATTACATGTGCCTCCACATTTGACCACATCCACAGATGCTGAGGGACATTTTTTCATCATGACCGGTAGCGATCTGGAAAATCTGGGTGAGAAAGTGCTTCACATTTCTAAGTCGGGTTACTATCCCGACAAACGTGAGATTTATATCAAGACGAATCGGTCAATGGTTGTCCGTTCTGAACTTCATCCGATTGCAGACGGTGCGTTTGCTTCGACTGTCATCGTTCTTGACTCACAAAGTGATACGCCTACCACTGAAAAACTGATTGAAACGTTAGAGGAACTACTGAAACTCGCTGGGGCGAAGGTCTATAATATCCATAGCCCCGGACGAAGAATCTCTGTAGAGGAGCGAATAAAAACAGTTAACGCTATCGCGGATAGCGGATATTATTTACAGATTAATCATGGGCAGTGGACGAAGGGACAACCTGCATTGGTTGCAGCGCACTACCGAGGCAATCAAGGGACAGAAACATTTCTAAAAGAAATATTGAAACAATTCAACAACACACTCTTTGAAACACCTATTGTCACCGTCCAAGATAGAACAACGCCTGAAATCCAGCAGACGAACAAAATGGCGATGACGCTCGAAATCAGATCTTTGAATCATCCAAACGCTTCTGCTGTACAGGAGGCTTATGCAATCTTCTTCGGCGCGTGGACTCTCCTGAAAGGCGATGGAGAAATTGATGCCGAAAAACAGAAGCGTTTTATGGCATACCGAAAAGAAAAGCAAGCATATTCCCCTTATTAG
- a CDS encoding dipeptide epimerase, producing MDVKITELHLKDPFKIARRATDASRQVVSVEIDGGIGETAPARFYGETAETVSVALEILAPAISGDLDAIHDVMETLETTLGGNYAAKSAIDMALHDRLGKKLGVPLYQLWGLNRHRTPCTSFTIGLDEPEMMAEKTRRAEMYSILKVKLGTPRDIETIQKLRDVTDKPIYVDANTAWSPKEAVGKIRELAQYGVELIEQPTKPNDLAGLKFVREHSELPIIADESVKRASDIPTLAECVDGINIKLVKCGGLLEARRMISVARTHGLSVMLGCMIESSLGITAAAHLTPLVDYADLDGHLLIANDPYTGVTLDEGKLILPKRPGIGVV from the coding sequence ATGGACGTTAAAATCACAGAATTGCACCTCAAGGACCCCTTCAAGATCGCCCGCCGTGCGACAGACGCATCCCGACAGGTCGTCTCGGTAGAGATTGACGGTGGCATCGGTGAAACGGCACCCGCGCGATTTTATGGTGAAACCGCTGAGACAGTCAGTGTAGCATTGGAAATCCTTGCGCCCGCGATTTCTGGCGATCTGGATGCAATCCATGATGTGATGGAGACTCTTGAAACAACACTCGGCGGCAATTACGCAGCGAAATCCGCCATTGATATGGCACTCCACGATCGACTCGGTAAAAAGTTGGGTGTTCCGCTCTATCAACTTTGGGGACTCAATCGTCATAGAACCCCTTGTACATCTTTTACCATTGGACTTGATGAACCTGAAATGATGGCGGAGAAAACGAGACGCGCTGAGATGTATTCGATCCTGAAAGTTAAACTCGGCACACCTCGCGATATTGAGACAATTCAGAAACTTCGCGATGTGACAGATAAACCTATTTACGTCGATGCAAATACGGCGTGGTCACCGAAAGAAGCGGTTGGTAAGATCAGAGAACTTGCTCAATATGGTGTGGAATTGATTGAACAACCGACGAAACCTAATGATCTGGCAGGACTCAAGTTTGTCCGCGAACATTCAGAATTACCGATTATTGCCGATGAGAGCGTCAAACGCGCAAGCGATATACCGACTCTCGCTGAATGTGTTGACGGTATCAATATCAAACTCGTCAAGTGTGGTGGATTGCTTGAAGCGCGCCGGATGATAAGTGTCGCTCGTACACACGGCTTATCTGTTATGTTGGGGTGTATGATAGAGAGTTCGCTCGGTATCACCGCAGCTGCACACCTGACACCACTCGTAGACTATGCCGATCTGGATGGTCATCTGCTTATTGCCAACGATCCATACACCGGTGTAACTCTTGATGAAGGTAAATTGATACTACCAAAACGCCCCGGTATCGGGGTTGTATGA
- a CDS encoding SDR family NAD(P)-dependent oxidoreductase has product MTKQNRNVLITGGTGILGSAGTKAYIAQGDNVAVTYLFENEVENFKKLNPDLFEDVTFLFANVTEETEVQKTVQEFISQFGSLDVLVNIVGGFVGGIPTAELEEDRWDFMMNLNLKSVFLCCKTAIPHMTAQGYGKIINVSARAGLKGEAGLSAYCVSKGGVRTLTESLAAEVMDSGVNVNAIMPSVMDTPANRESMPDEDHDRWVAPADVAKVICFLTSDDATIINGAAIPVYGRA; this is encoded by the coding sequence ATGACAAAACAGAACCGTAATGTCCTTATCACCGGCGGCACCGGTATATTAGGAAGTGCCGGCACCAAAGCCTATATCGCCCAAGGCGATAACGTTGCTGTCACGTATCTGTTTGAGAACGAAGTTGAGAATTTCAAAAAGCTCAATCCAGACCTTTTTGAAGATGTCACCTTCCTATTTGCGAACGTTACCGAGGAAACCGAAGTTCAGAAAACCGTTCAGGAATTCATATCCCAATTTGGTTCGTTGGATGTCCTGGTGAACATTGTTGGAGGGTTTGTCGGTGGGATCCCAACTGCGGAGCTTGAAGAGGATAGATGGGATTTCATGATGAACCTCAACCTTAAGTCGGTTTTCCTCTGCTGTAAGACGGCAATTCCGCACATGACCGCGCAGGGTTACGGGAAGATCATTAACGTCTCTGCGCGCGCTGGCTTAAAAGGAGAGGCGGGATTGAGTGCTTACTGTGTCTCTAAAGGTGGTGTACGTACTTTAACCGAGTCATTGGCTGCAGAGGTGATGGATTCGGGAGTGAACGTCAACGCCATTATGCCGAGCGTTATGGATACACCTGCTAACCGAGAATCTATGCCGGACGAGGACCATGACCGATGGGTAGCCCCTGCCGATGTAGCGAAGGTGATATGCTTCCTCACTTCCGACGATGCAACTATCATCAACGGCGCTGCTATCCCTGTTTACGGCAGAGCCTAA
- a CDS encoding von Willebrand factor type A domain-containing protein — MRIKRLSGALVVSVVCHIVVVIITGFHLVAQDRQFKELLGAEFILFSEAPKPKVRKPVIESVIKSTAPLQNPNAPNTPTANGIMFERPPGLAMVQQVGAARDQTVENRRLSGVKVPKQHPQILMPPNGTVYDDVFFKGAGTNPFIDTEDDAFSTFGMDVDTASYSVMRRYLRDGYLPPPEAVRVEEFVNAFDYNYTPPADEAFAVHLEGAPSKFGEGKRLQLLRIGIQGRVISDTDRKDAILTFVIDVSGSMSRENRLELVKKALTLLLEQLRPNDKVGIVVYGSNARVVLPHTGIVNREHILTAIRALAPEGATNAEAGLRMGYKLALQNSKPDCINRVILCSDGVANVGQTGSDAILKEIRTYVKEGVTLTTVGFGMGNYNDILMEQLANKGNGSYAYVDTLNEAKRVFVENLTGTLQVIAKDAKIQVEFNPETVSRFRLLGYENRRLAHEDFRNDTVDAGEVGAGHSVTALYEIKIHEDANGKLATVSIRHENPDTGNVTEVNRSISTDGLKGSFEEATPAFQLVASVAEFAEILRGSFWAQDGNLESVRETLEGVLPHIHAKTREHSERNEELLSLVRKAQRFKEQKAL; from the coding sequence ATGCGTATCAAAAGACTTTCAGGTGCACTCGTGGTCTCAGTCGTGTGTCACATCGTTGTTGTTATTATTACCGGTTTCCATTTGGTAGCACAAGACCGTCAGTTCAAAGAACTTCTTGGGGCAGAATTTATTTTATTTTCAGAAGCACCGAAACCGAAAGTGCGTAAACCGGTTATCGAATCTGTGATTAAATCAACTGCTCCGTTGCAGAACCCAAATGCTCCAAACACACCAACCGCTAATGGCATTATGTTTGAAAGACCACCTGGGTTAGCAATGGTTCAACAGGTCGGTGCAGCACGAGACCAAACTGTTGAAAACAGGAGACTCAGTGGTGTTAAAGTACCGAAACAACATCCTCAGATATTAATGCCTCCAAACGGCACTGTCTATGATGATGTCTTCTTTAAAGGTGCCGGCACCAATCCGTTCATTGATACAGAAGATGACGCGTTTTCGACGTTTGGCATGGATGTAGATACCGCTTCATATTCCGTCATGCGGCGTTACCTCCGAGACGGTTACCTCCCACCCCCAGAAGCGGTCCGCGTTGAAGAATTCGTCAACGCCTTCGATTACAATTACACACCGCCGGCAGACGAGGCATTCGCTGTTCATCTTGAGGGCGCGCCTTCAAAGTTTGGCGAAGGGAAGCGGCTTCAATTGCTGCGAATCGGCATCCAAGGGCGCGTTATTTCTGACACTGACCGAAAGGATGCGATACTTACCTTCGTGATTGATGTCTCTGGTTCAATGTCTCGGGAAAATCGATTAGAATTGGTAAAAAAAGCATTGACACTTCTGCTTGAACAGCTCCGTCCCAATGACAAAGTGGGCATTGTCGTTTACGGCTCCAATGCTCGGGTGGTGCTACCTCATACCGGCATTGTGAATCGAGAACACATCTTAACCGCAATCCGTGCGCTTGCTCCAGAAGGGGCAACGAACGCAGAGGCAGGACTCCGAATGGGATATAAACTTGCCCTCCAGAATTCAAAACCAGATTGCATTAACCGCGTGATTCTGTGTTCAGATGGTGTAGCGAATGTCGGACAAACCGGTTCCGATGCGATTCTCAAAGAAATTCGCACTTACGTTAAAGAAGGCGTAACGCTGACAACAGTCGGTTTCGGCATGGGGAATTACAACGATATTCTTATGGAACAACTTGCCAACAAGGGAAATGGTAGTTATGCCTATGTTGATACACTGAACGAGGCGAAACGTGTTTTTGTGGAGAATCTGACTGGCACGCTACAAGTCATTGCGAAAGACGCTAAAATCCAAGTTGAGTTCAACCCGGAAACCGTCAGTCGATTTCGGCTGCTGGGGTATGAAAACCGACGGCTCGCGCATGAAGATTTTCGCAATGACACTGTAGACGCTGGCGAGGTCGGTGCAGGACATAGTGTCACCGCGCTCTATGAAATTAAGATTCACGAAGATGCTAACGGCAAACTCGCGACGGTCTCCATTCGGCATGAAAACCCGGACACAGGGAATGTAACAGAGGTAAACAGGTCAATCTCTACGGATGGGTTGAAGGGTTCATTTGAAGAGGCAACCCCTGCATTCCAACTGGTTGCTTCTGTTGCTGAGTTCGCCGAAATCTTGCGAGGCAGCTTCTGGGCACAAGATGGGAATTTAGAAAGTGTGCGCGAGACGCTTGAAGGGGTCTTACCGCATATCCATGCGAAAACTCGGGAACACAGCGAGAGGAACGAAGAGTTACTGAGTCTTGTACGTAAAGCGCAACGCTTTAAAGAGCAAAAAGCACTATAG
- a CDS encoding sulfatase-like hydrolase/transferase: MSTPNILFLMTDQQRWDAMGCSGGWVQTPHLDRIASEGVRFTNCVTTSPVCIPTRLSLATGLYPHNTHVWNNMNHQMPPETSTWMQAVREAGYRTSLFGKTHLHPHNGDLREREGLMNAYGLDDVNEIGGPRASANVLSHMTAEWEAKGLWDAYRADYRERFSTKPHLVRPSTLGFENYADVYVGQQAKQYLQNYDREEPWCCWVSFGGPHEPWDTPEPYASMYDPENMPPAISRPPAGERPRGHLDRLMQRVNPTFEPGEIGRLRANYAGNVTLIDTQIGEILDTIEARGELGNTIIVHTSDHGEMNGDYGLIYKSNFLNGAVRIPLLVRTPDSTNAGSICESPVEWIDIGPTLVELVGGELEHSQFGKSLCPVLTQPETTHREFAISEIEGEIMLLNQEWKAALNAEGEVYLLFDVQNDPDETQNLAGIPEVADVETVLRLQILERLMQTQLKKPFR, from the coding sequence ATGAGTACCCCAAACATTCTTTTCCTGATGACGGATCAGCAGCGGTGGGATGCGATGGGCTGCAGCGGTGGTTGGGTGCAGACACCACATCTGGATCGTATCGCAAGTGAAGGTGTCCGATTCACCAACTGCGTCACAACATCTCCGGTCTGTATCCCAACGCGGCTCAGTTTGGCAACAGGTTTGTATCCCCACAACACCCATGTCTGGAACAACATGAACCATCAGATGCCTCCTGAAACGTCCACATGGATGCAAGCTGTGCGCGAGGCTGGCTATCGGACGAGCCTTTTCGGTAAGACGCATCTCCACCCACATAACGGGGACTTACGTGAACGCGAAGGATTGATGAACGCTTATGGATTAGACGATGTGAACGAAATCGGTGGACCGAGGGCAAGTGCGAATGTGTTGTCACACATGACGGCGGAATGGGAGGCGAAAGGACTTTGGGATGCCTATCGCGCCGATTATCGCGAAAGGTTCAGCACGAAACCGCATCTTGTCCGTCCGTCAACGTTGGGATTTGAAAATTACGCCGATGTCTATGTCGGACAGCAGGCAAAGCAATACCTCCAGAACTATGATCGAGAGGAACCTTGGTGCTGTTGGGTCAGTTTCGGTGGACCACATGAGCCGTGGGATACCCCCGAACCGTATGCCAGCATGTATGACCCAGAGAATATGCCGCCAGCCATATCGCGTCCACCTGCCGGAGAGCGTCCACGTGGACATTTAGATCGACTGATGCAGCGGGTGAATCCAACGTTTGAACCCGGTGAGATCGGGAGACTCCGCGCGAATTACGCAGGCAACGTCACGCTCATTGACACACAGATTGGCGAGATTCTTGACACAATTGAGGCACGCGGCGAACTTGGAAACACAATCATTGTCCACACCTCCGACCACGGTGAAATGAACGGTGATTACGGACTCATCTATAAAAGCAATTTTCTGAACGGCGCAGTCCGAATCCCGTTGCTCGTGCGAACCCCTGACAGCACAAACGCCGGAAGTATCTGCGAGAGTCCGGTAGAATGGATCGATATCGGTCCAACGCTCGTTGAATTGGTGGGAGGCGAATTAGAGCACAGTCAATTCGGAAAATCGTTGTGTCCAGTTCTCACGCAACCGGAAACGACACATCGTGAATTTGCAATTTCAGAGATAGAGGGTGAGATTATGCTCCTAAATCAGGAGTGGAAGGCTGCTCTCAACGCCGAGGGTGAAGTCTATCTCTTGTTTGATGTGCAGAACGACCCGGATGAAACACAGAATCTCGCCGGTATACCTGAAGTGGCGGATGTTGAAACGGTGTTACGCCTGCAAATCTTGGAGCGACTTATGCAGACGCAACTGAAAAAACCGTTTCGTTAA
- a CDS encoding sugar phosphate isomerase/epimerase, translating into MKLGYSTWGMPTVPIDTAISHLAELGYDGVELTIIPRFTTELSTLDAAERKRIASLLEQHDLALPAIAAHSSLLEIDPDAHAKNMWRLKGGVDLAVELAQGDEPPAVNTTPGGKPEEWETKKDFLAERVGELVDYGASRGVTIAMEPHIGAIIDTPAKVLELLEIVNSPYLKVNFDISHFDIVGMPTEETVAALAAVSAHTHVKDQRGTAPDHEFLIPGEGPFDYVDYLKRMQAHGYDGFITAEVSFMVQARENYDPLAAATLSYQTLSNAFTEAGIERG; encoded by the coding sequence ATGAAACTCGGATATAGCACATGGGGGATGCCCACCGTTCCTATAGACACTGCCATCTCCCATCTCGCGGAACTTGGATACGATGGCGTTGAACTCACCATCATTCCACGCTTCACGACCGAACTCAGCACGCTTGACGCTGCAGAACGGAAACGGATAGCATCTCTATTGGAGCAGCACGACTTAGCACTACCGGCAATCGCGGCACACTCCAGTCTATTGGAAATAGATCCGGACGCACACGCCAAAAACATGTGGCGATTAAAAGGTGGTGTTGATCTCGCCGTCGAACTTGCACAAGGTGATGAACCGCCCGCGGTCAATACGACTCCAGGCGGAAAACCGGAAGAATGGGAAACCAAGAAAGATTTCCTTGCAGAACGGGTCGGTGAACTCGTCGATTACGGGGCATCACGCGGTGTTACTATTGCCATGGAACCGCATATCGGTGCAATCATCGACACACCTGCAAAAGTGCTTGAACTCTTGGAAATCGTCAATTCACCGTATCTCAAAGTCAACTTCGACATCAGCCATTTTGATATTGTGGGTATGCCGACGGAAGAAACGGTGGCGGCGTTAGCAGCGGTATCAGCACATACACACGTTAAGGACCAGCGCGGCACTGCACCTGACCACGAATTCCTCATCCCCGGCGAAGGCCCTTTCGATTATGTTGACTACCTCAAACGGATGCAAGCACACGGCTATGACGGATTCATCACTGCCGAAGTGAGCTTTATGGTGCAGGCACGAGAAAACTATGATCCGCTCGCTGCTGCCACACTCTCATATCAAACACTGTCAAACGCCTTCACGGAAGCCGGAATTGAACGAGGATAG